In Canis lupus dingo isolate Sandy chromosome 32, ASM325472v2, whole genome shotgun sequence, the following are encoded in one genomic region:
- the LOC112644479 gene encoding LOW QUALITY PROTEIN: septin-2-like (The sequence of the model RefSeq protein was modified relative to this genomic sequence to represent the inferred CDS: inserted 1 base in 1 codon) translates to MSKQQPIQFINPEVPGYVGFANLPNQVHQKSVKKGFEFTLMLVGEWGLGKSTLINSLFLTDLHPERIIPGAAEKIERTVQIEASTVDMEERGVKLRLTVVDTPGDGDAINCRDCFKTIISYTDEQFERYLQDESGLNRRHIIDNRVHCCFYFISPFGHGLKPSDVAFMKAIHNKENIVPVIAKADTLTLKEQERLKKRIXDETEERNIKIYHLPDAESDEGEDFKEQTRLLKASIPFSVVGSNQLIEAKGKKVRGRLYPWGVVEVESPEHNDFLKLRTTLITHMQDLQEVTQDLHYENFPSERLKRGGRKVENEAMNKDQILLEKEAELRRMQEMIARMQAQLQLQMQGGDADGGVHGHHV, encoded by the exons ATGTCTAAGCAACAACCAATTCAGTTTATAAATCCAGAAGTTCCTGGCTATGTCGGATTTGCGAATCTTCCCAATCAAGTTCAccaaaaatcagtgaaaaaaggTTTTGAGTTCACACTAATGTTGGTCGGTGAATGGGGTCTAGGAAAATCAACTCTCATAAACAGCCTATTCCTGACTGATCTCCACCCAGAAAGAATCATACCTGGAGCCGCAGAGAAAATTGAAAGAACTGTCCAGATTGAGGCTTCGACTGTGGACATGGAGGAGCGAGGGGTCAAGCTGCGCTTGACAGTGGTGGACACGCCTGGCGACGGGGATGCCATCAACTGCAGGGACTGTTTCAAGACCATCATCTCCTACACTGACGAGCAGTTTGAACGGTACCTGCAGGACGAGAGTGGTTTGAACCGGCGGCACATCATCGATAACAGGGTGCACTGCTGCTTTTACTTCATCTCCCCCTTTGGACATGGACTTAAGCCCTCAGACGTCGCATTCATGAAAGCAATACACAATAAGGAGAACATCGTGCCCGTCATTGCCAAAGCTGACACCCTCACCCTGAAGGAGCAGGAGCGCTTGAAGAAAAGAA CTGATGAAACTGAAGAACGTAACATCAAAATCTACCACTTACCTGATGCAGAATCAGATGAAGGTGAGGACTTTAAAGAGCAGACCAGACTTCTCAAGGCCAGTATCCCGTTCTCTGTGGTTGGATCCAATCAGCTGATTGAAGCCAAGGGCAAGAAGGTCAGAGGCCGCCTGTACCCGTGGGGTGTTGTGGAGGTGGAGAGCCCGGAGCACAACGACTTCCTGAAGCTGCGGACAACGCTCATCACCCACATGCAGGATCTCCAGGAGGTGACCCAGGACCTTCACTACGAAAACTTCCCTTCTGAGAGGCTCAAAAGAGGCGgcagaaaagtagaaaatgaggCCATGAATAAAGACCAGATCCTgctggagaaggaagcagagctcCGCCGCATGCAGGAGATGATCGCAAGGATGCAGGCTCAGCTGCAGCTGCAGATGCAGGGTGGGGATGCTGACGGTGGGGTCCACGGGCACCACGTGTAA